Proteins from one Plodia interpunctella isolate USDA-ARS_2022_Savannah chromosome 3, ilPloInte3.2, whole genome shotgun sequence genomic window:
- the LOC128683937 gene encoding eukaryotic translation initiation factor 5B has translation MSRFICLLLVWAICEAGSQESDKGFVDSLDFAPLFGDSGVTPLASQPIAAAMLKIDKSQYPQLFDTVVSSSIDSLQTRVAPVESVFSAESFGFNPIASKSFHSPQKSARLVAQPKQQRPQPHLVPIGQQLSPLRYDIRTVHDADYKVYKPEENEQGEEILSALKKNPSVAAYFKPAVTNVEVAHPLNYRKEELVENPEVEQNYKQNAYIPGPPRLRRYTRGRQRENLKKRDDDDDDPYGYKSDYISRPKAFDSDIYSSAYKEAKDPNKDYEYPYGYDSGYDHKEYERIKSLSEAQAAEIKKNPENCKEVKRDDMTCMVCKDAKTGGNYESCSYVTEPKNNKYAYSKEKKYDSNDEPDEPESNQKEEPTKLAKYEESNDSPHKHNDHQSESKPYASYKQEPKDEGSSGENYKSYYVHTTKPKPSEALRAAENDKSDENVESLVKPYNYKKAIPGFYTDNEPKKDVEHVLAEFKKKDRSSCKKVQKNGMTCFQCIDKSGLKHEECMFVSESAPKSSHLAYQELKEFTSKPPALDASNEGAESQTVSTSAPPAKSAAYVIANPGYGKKLKRKKAPQALATAATSQVASVSASLTSTQQEKVQRSKRSVEDDAEAKAEIVDETNIAPPEEFAGDNSHGAFWAETMPRYSAALGVTLPQFMLSRSEHEASFDETVAGA, from the exons ATGTCCAGATTCATATGTTTG TTATTAGTGTGGGCGATATGTGAAGCCGGCAGCCAAGAGAGCGACAAGGGATTCGTCGACTCTCTGGATTTCGCGCCTCTGTTTGGAGATTCCG gcGTTACACCTCTTGCTTCCCAACCTATTGCTGCAGCGATGCTCAAAATAGATAAGAGTCAATATCCCCAACTATTCGATACCGTTGTTAGTAGTTCAATTGATTCCTTACAAACTCGAGTGGCTCCTGTGGAAAGTGTGTTTTCCGCTGAAAGTTTTGGTTTTAATCCAATCGCTAGTAAAAGCTTTCACTCGCCACAGAAGTCGGCCAGACTAGTTGCTCAACCAAAACAGCAACGTCCACAACCGCATTTAGTTCCTATAGGGCAGCAACTCAGCCCTTTGCGATATGACATTAGAACTGTTCACGATGCCGACTATAAAGTATATAAACCTGAAGAAAATGAACAAGGCGAGGAGATTTTGTCGGCGTTGAAAAAGAACCCTTCAGTTGCGGCCTATTTTAAACCCGCTGTTACTAACGTTGAAGTAGCTCACCCTTTGAATTATCGCAAAGAAGAACTGGTTGAAAATCCCGAAGTAGAACAAAACTACAAGCAAAATGCTTATATTCCAGGACCTCCACGTCTTCGAAGATACACCAGAGGAAGACAAAGAGAAAACCTAAAAAAGCGCGACGATGACGACGATGATCCTTATGGGTATAAATCTGATTACATCTCCAGGCCTAAGGCCTTCGATAGCGACATCTACAGCAGTGCATACAAGGAAGCAAAAGATCCTAACAAGGATTACGAATATCCATATGGATACGACTCAGGATACGATCATAAAGAATATGAaagaataaaatctttatcagAGGCACAAGCGGCAGAAATCAAGAAGAATCCCGAAAATTGTAAAGAGGTGAAAAGGGACGATATGACTTGCATGGTATGCAAAGACGCCAAAACGGGCGGAAATTATGAATCTTGTTCGTATGTGACTGAAcctaaaaacaacaaatacgCTTATTccaaagaaaagaaatatgaCAGCAATGACGAACCTGATGAACCCGAGTCCAATCAAAAAGAAGAACCAACGAAACTTGCAAAATACGAGGAATCAAATGACAGTCCCCACAAACATAATGATCACCAATCAGAGTCGAAACCATATGCAAGCTATAAACAGGAGCCCAAGGATGAAGGTAGCTCCGGGGAGAATTATAAGTCCTACTATGTGCACACCACAAAACCAAAACCAAGCGAAGCCTTAAGAGCTGCTGAAAATGACAAATCAGACGAAAATGTGGAATCATTAGTAAAAccttacaattataaaaaggcTATTCCCGGATTCTATACAGATAACGAACCTAAGAAGGATGTTGAACACGTATTAGCagaatttaagaaaaaagatAGATCATCATGCAAAAAAGTGCAAAAGAATGGAATGACATGTTTCCAATGTATAGACAAGTCGGGCTTGAAACATGAGGAATGCATGTTTGTTTCAGAGTCAGCGCCCAAGAGTAGTCATCTTGCTTATCAAGAGCTTAAAGAATTTACTTCTAAGCCGCCAGCCCTAGATGCGTCAAACGAAGGTGCCGAAAGCCAAACAGTTTCCACTAGCGCGCCTCCTGCAAAATCAGCCGCTTACGTAATCGCTAATCCAGGTTATGGTAAAAAACTTAAACGAAAGAAGGCTCCACAGGCTCTAGCGACTGCTGCTACCAGTCAAGTAGCCAGTGTGTCAGCTTCCCTGACTTCTACACAACAAGAGAAAGTCCAACGAAGCAAGAGGAGTGTTGAAGACGACGCGGAAGCAAAAGCTGAAATCGTTGACGAAACTAACATCGCGCCGCCCGAAGAGTTCGCTGGAGACAATTCTCATGGTGCATTCTGGGCGGAAACCATGCCCCGTTACAGCGCCGCTTTAGGTGTAACTCTCCCTCAATTTATGTTATCTCGATCAGAACACGAAGCTTCATTCGATGAAACTGTTGCCGGTGCGTAA
- the LOC128683462 gene encoding uncharacterized protein LOC128683462, with product MNKEIEYEDEHFVDVNKLPLKPPQPAPTPERTHRRPWHPVMWDDSITGGLAPDQTLTAQEQAPVSHEYPHKQRIRNLRRLIADGKIKPTSETLIFFLCNKFAVSDERQNKISV from the exons ATGAACAAGGAGATAGAATATGAAGACGAGCATTTCGTAGACGTGAACAAGTTGCCGTTGAAGCCTCCGCAGCCGGCGCCGACGCCGGAACGCACGCACCGCCGTCCATGGCACCCTGTCATGTGGGACGACTCCATCACGGGAGGCCTAGCTCCGGACCAAACGCTAACCGCACaa GAGCAGGCGCCAGTGTCGCACGAGTACCCGCATAAGCAACGCATCCGCAACCTCCGCAGACTCATCGCCGACGGGAAGATCAAGCCCACATCAGAAACTCTCATCTTTTTTCTTTGCAATAAATTCGCCGTCTCCGACGAacgacaaaacaaaatttccgTTTGA